The following coding sequences lie in one Camelus bactrianus isolate YW-2024 breed Bactrian camel chromosome 8, ASM4877302v1, whole genome shotgun sequence genomic window:
- the TPBG gene encoding trophoblast glycoprotein, protein MPGGCSWGPAAGDGRLRLARLALVLLGWVSSSSLPSSASSSTSSASFPASAASAQPPLPGGCPQPCECSEAARTVKCVNRNLTEVPADLPHYVRNLFLTGNQLAVLPAGAFARRPPLAELAALNLSGSRLEEVRAGAFEHLPGLRQLDLSHNPLAELSPFAFSGGNASVAAPSPLVELILNHIVPPADPAEWQNRSFEGMVAAALRAGQALRGLRRLELASNHLLYLPRDLLAQLPGLRHLDLRNNSLVSLTYMSFLNLTHLESLHLEDNALKVLHNGTLAELQSLPHVRVFLDNNPWVCDCHMADMVTWLKETEVVQGKARLTCAFPEKMRSRVLLELHSSDLDCDPLLPPSLQTSYVFLGIVLALIGAIFLLVLYLNRKGIKKWMHNIRDACRDHMEGYHYRYEINADPRLTNLSSNSDV, encoded by the coding sequence ATGCCGGGGGGGTGCTCCTGGGGTCCCGCCGCCGGGGACGGGCGGCTGCGGCTGGCGCGGCTGGCGCTGGTCCTCCTGGGCTGGGTCTCCtcgtcctccctcccctcctcggCGTCCTCGTCCACCTCCTCCGCGTCATTCCCGGCCTCCGCGGCGTCCGCCCAGCCTCCGCTGCCGGGCGGATGCCCCCAGCCTTGCGAGTGCTCCGAGGCGGCGCGCACCGTCAAGTGCGTGAACCGCAACCTCACCGAGGTGCCTGCGGACCTGCCCCACTACGTGCGCAACCTCTTCCTCACCGGCAATCAGCTGGCTGTGCTCCCCGCCGGCGCCTTTGCCCGCCGGCCGCCGCTGGCCGAGCTGGCCGCGCTCAACCTCAGCGGCAGCCGCCTGGAGGAGGTGCGCGCCGGCGCCTTCGAGCATCTGCCAGGCTTGCGCCAGCTCGACCTCAGCCACAACCCGCTGGCCGAGCTCAGCCCCTTTGCTTTCTCCGGCGGCAACGCCAGCGTCGCGGCCCCCAGCCCCTTGGTGGAACTGATCCTGAACCACATCGTGCCCCCTGCGGACCCGGCCGAGTGGCAGAACCGGAGCTTTGAGGGTATGGTGGCGGCGGCTCTGCGAGCGGGCCAGGCGCTCCGCGGGCTCCGCCGCCTGGAGCTGGCCAGCAACCACCTCCTCTACCTGCCCCGGGACCTTCTGGCCCAACTGCCCGGCCTCAGGCACCTGGACCTGCGCAACAACTCCCTAGTCAGCCTGACCTACATGTCCTTCCTCAACCTGACACACCTCGAAAGCCTCCACCTGGAGGACAACGCCCTCAAGGTCCTGCACAACGGCACCCTGGCTGAGTTGCAAAGCCTGCCCCACGTCAGGGTCTTCCTGGACAACAATCCCTGGGTCTGTGACTGTCACATGGCAGACATGGTGACCTGGCTCAAGGAGACAGAGGTAGTGCAGGGCAAAGCCAGGCTCACCTGCGCATTTCCGGAAAAAATGAGGAGTCGGGTTCTCTTGGAACTCCACAGCTCTGACCTGGACTGtgaccctctcctccctccatccctgcagACTTCTTACGTCTTCCTAGGTATTGTTTTAGCCCTGATAGGCGCCATTTTCCTACTAGTTTTGTATTTGAACCGCAAGGGGATAAAAAAGTGGATGCATAACATCAGAGATGCCTGCAGGGATCACATGGAAGGGTATCATTATAGATACGAAATCAATGCGGACCCCAGGTTAACAAACCTCAGTTCTAATTCGGATGTCTGA